In the Prosthecobacter sp. genome, one interval contains:
- a CDS encoding aminotransferase class I/II-fold pyridoxal phosphate-dependent enzyme: MSGEDIEVMDYDNKISHIIRDLPRSGIRDFFELVIGRTDVISLGVGEPDKPTPWPIREAVIRSLEKGQTSYTSNLGLEALRILISEYVTKHFRTTYDPKTEILVTVGVSEALDIAFRAVLNPGDEVIYHEPCYVSYSPSIKMAYGVPVVVQTREENEFALMAADVEKAITPKTKVIAMNFPTNPTGGIMPEEELAKIAALAVKHDLLVFTDEIYSELLYDGRKHKSIVEFPGMRERTVLLHGFSKAFAMTGWRLGYACAPAPLREAMMKIHQYCMLCAPIMSQMAGIEALKMGESAYEDMRQSYEQRRNLIVSRLNGMGLHCFNPGGAFYVFPDIRSTGLTSKEFAIQLLEKKSVAVVPGSAFSSAGEGFVRCCYATAPELIAKAMDLMEEFVNEVRGK, translated from the coding sequence CGATCTGCCGCGTTCCGGCATCCGCGATTTCTTTGAACTCGTCATCGGCCGCACCGATGTCATTTCTCTTGGCGTCGGTGAGCCGGACAAACCGACCCCGTGGCCGATCCGCGAGGCGGTGATCCGTTCGCTGGAGAAAGGCCAGACGAGCTACACCTCCAATCTCGGCCTCGAAGCCCTGCGCATCTTGATCAGCGAGTATGTGACGAAGCATTTCCGCACCACCTACGATCCGAAGACAGAGATCCTCGTCACCGTCGGCGTGTCCGAGGCTCTCGACATCGCCTTCCGTGCCGTCTTGAATCCGGGCGACGAAGTGATCTATCATGAGCCGTGCTATGTGAGCTACTCACCGAGCATCAAGATGGCCTACGGCGTGCCCGTCGTGGTACAGACGCGTGAGGAGAATGAATTCGCGCTGATGGCCGCTGATGTGGAGAAGGCGATCACGCCGAAGACGAAGGTCATCGCGATGAACTTCCCCACGAATCCTACCGGCGGCATCATGCCGGAGGAAGAGCTGGCTAAGATCGCCGCGCTGGCCGTGAAGCACGACCTGCTTGTCTTCACCGACGAAATTTACAGCGAGCTGCTGTACGACGGCCGCAAGCACAAGAGCATCGTCGAGTTCCCCGGCATGCGTGAACGCACCGTGCTGCTGCACGGCTTCAGCAAGGCCTTTGCCATGACCGGCTGGCGTCTCGGCTACGCCTGTGCTCCCGCCCCGCTGCGCGAGGCGATGATGAAGATTCATCAATACTGCATGCTCTGCGCTCCCATCATGAGCCAGATGGCCGGCATTGAGGCCCTGAAAATGGGCGAGAGTGCCTACGAGGACATGCGCCAGAGCTACGAGCAGCGCCGCAATCTCATCGTCAGCCGTCTCAACGGCATGGGCCTGCACTGCTTCAATCCCGGCGGCGCCTTCTACGTCTTCCCGGACATCCGCAGCACCGGCCTCACCAGCAAGGAGTTCGCCATCCAGCTTCTGGAGAAGAAAAGCGTCGCCGTCGTCCCCGGCAGCGCCTTCAGCAGCGCCGGTGAAGGTTTTGTTCGTTGCTGCTACGCCACCGCCCCCGAACTCATCGCGAAGGCGATGGATTTGATGGAGGAGTTCGTGAATGAGGTGCGTGGGAAGTAG
- a CDS encoding SGNH/GDSL hydrolase family protein, producing the protein MNLRRFSLLIAAVLSSTGLSHAQVGKGERLLFIGNSITRHGPSAKVAWTGNWGMAASAEAKDYVHLVVDAVAKKRGVKPEFLVANVADLERSYATVDAAAKLTTEVAFKADTVIVAIGENVPGLKTAEAKTQFKEAMVKLLTLLKRDGQATLYVRSCFWADATKDAILKEACEATGGVFVDIGTLGKDEANYARSERKFEHEGVARHPGDKGMGAIADAIFVAMAKAWK; encoded by the coding sequence ATGAATCTCCGCCGTTTCTCCCTCCTGATCGCTGCCGTGCTGTCTTCCACCGGTCTGAGCCATGCTCAGGTCGGAAAAGGCGAGCGGCTGCTGTTTATTGGCAACAGCATCACGCGGCATGGGCCGTCGGCGAAGGTGGCGTGGACGGGGAACTGGGGCATGGCGGCGAGTGCGGAGGCCAAGGATTATGTGCATCTCGTGGTGGATGCCGTGGCGAAGAAACGCGGCGTGAAGCCGGAGTTCCTTGTGGCGAACGTGGCGGATCTGGAACGGAGCTACGCGACTGTCGATGCAGCGGCGAAGCTAACGACCGAAGTGGCCTTTAAGGCTGACACGGTGATCGTGGCGATCGGCGAGAATGTGCCGGGGCTGAAGACGGCAGAAGCGAAGACGCAGTTCAAGGAGGCGATGGTGAAACTGCTGACACTGCTGAAGCGTGACGGCCAAGCCACGCTGTATGTACGGAGCTGCTTTTGGGCGGATGCGACGAAGGACGCGATTCTGAAAGAGGCGTGCGAGGCAACGGGAGGCGTGTTTGTGGACATTGGCACCTTGGGCAAGGATGAGGCGAACTATGCGCGATCCGAACGGAAGTTTGAGCACGAAGGCGTGGCGCGTCATCCGGGGGACAAGGGCATGGGAGCGATTGCAGACGCGATCTTTGTAGCGATGGCGAAGGCGTGGAAATGA
- a CDS encoding fatty acid desaturase, whose protein sequence is MNTTGLPSTQLLDSPRLRAWARLRPWRSCAFLLRDYACVALVAGGVVWFHSVRSAGGLHWAWEVPVVLLAVFLMGCLQHRIALMGHEASHGMLHSNRAWNDWLANLLIFYPLFSTLTMYRERHLGHHLHPNDPVHDPNLSGGKLERIWARFPMTKERFVACYYLKFFWPPFVLRNLLDLFLVLALENRGASAGHGSSRWRPGLLGAGYFIVISVVTLVSVWRGVSSWGVVSGLYLLAVIGWALLPAAAFSSGGSFAGSLKSAALLRLSFCTLLALVLGALAEQQGGGVILGFLILWVLPLLYVFPYLMLLREIYQHANAGTGEMDNTRIMHVDVFTRWALLAYGNDLHLIHHIYPNIPHDRLAEVHETLMRESSHYRAGVQQTFGVVRAAGGGSSLLDTLASATAGERDADQDL, encoded by the coding sequence ATGAATACCACGGGGCTTCCATCCACCCAACTGCTCGACTCGCCGCGACTGCGTGCGTGGGCGCGGCTCCGTCCGTGGCGAAGCTGTGCCTTTCTGCTGCGGGACTACGCCTGCGTCGCGCTGGTGGCCGGTGGCGTGGTCTGGTTTCATTCGGTGCGTTCTGCGGGGGGGCTGCACTGGGCCTGGGAGGTGCCGGTGGTGCTGCTGGCGGTTTTTTTGATGGGCTGCCTCCAGCATCGGATCGCATTGATGGGGCATGAGGCCTCCCATGGCATGCTGCATTCGAACCGGGCATGGAACGACTGGCTGGCGAACCTGCTGATTTTTTACCCGTTGTTTTCCACGCTCACCATGTATCGCGAACGGCATCTCGGACATCACCTGCATCCGAATGATCCAGTGCATGATCCGAACCTCTCGGGCGGCAAGTTGGAGCGCATCTGGGCGAGGTTTCCCATGACCAAGGAACGGTTTGTGGCGTGCTATTACCTGAAGTTTTTCTGGCCGCCGTTTGTGCTGAGGAACCTGCTGGATCTCTTTCTGGTGCTGGCTCTGGAAAACCGAGGCGCTTCCGCCGGCCATGGCTCATCCCGCTGGCGGCCAGGCCTGCTCGGGGCCGGTTATTTCATCGTCATCAGTGTCGTGACGCTGGTGTCTGTCTGGCGCGGGGTTTCCTCATGGGGCGTGGTGAGCGGTCTGTACCTACTGGCGGTGATTGGGTGGGCGCTGCTGCCTGCCGCGGCGTTTTCAAGCGGGGGAAGTTTTGCCGGTTCTTTGAAATCCGCCGCGCTGCTGAGGCTGAGCTTTTGCACGCTGCTAGCTCTGGTGCTGGGCGCGCTGGCGGAGCAGCAGGGGGGCGGAGTCATCCTGGGGTTTTTGATTCTATGGGTTCTGCCGCTGCTCTATGTGTTTCCCTACCTCATGCTGCTGCGGGAGATTTACCAGCATGCCAACGCAGGAACAGGCGAGATGGACAACACGCGCATCATGCATGTGGACGTGTTCACCCGCTGGGCACTGCTGGCTTATGGGAACGACCTGCATCTCATCCACCACATCTACCCCAACATTCCCCACGACCGTCTCGCCGAAGTGCATGAGACGCTGATGCGTGAATCCTCCCATTACCGTGCCGGCGTCCAGCAAACGTTTGGCGTGGTGCGCGCGGCGGGAGGCGGGAGCAGTCTGCTGGACACGTTGGCCAGCGCGACCGCCGGCGAGCGGGATGCGGATCAAGACTTGTGA